One Chloroflexota bacterium genomic region harbors:
- a CDS encoding exonuclease domain-containing protein has translation MAVSFCAIDFETANSYRGSPCAVGLVKVVDGQVVATRRYLMRPPEGYDRFDPFNIELHGITPAMVRNEPRFAARLPEILAFADGLPLVAHNAAFDMGVIRDACGVSDLLWPRASYACTLVLSRLTWSLLSYSLPWVAEAAGVSHPHHHDPEADAKAAASILLAIARHHGATTLDEIVTATRIQLGSMTAEDWNGCHREWSGTGDVPAANSNANPEHPFYGLEIAFTGALSSMTRASAWTRTAEVGGQPASGVTKHTNILVIGYQDARKLRPGEELSAKARKARDLRIHGQQIEVMPEVDFIQLLAL, from the coding sequence ATGGCGGTGAGCTTCTGCGCGATCGACTTCGAAACGGCGAATTCGTACCGTGGGAGTCCTTGTGCTGTTGGGCTCGTTAAGGTCGTTGACGGCCAGGTGGTTGCCACCCGCCGTTACCTGATGCGACCGCCCGAGGGCTACGACCGCTTCGATCCGTTCAACATCGAGCTTCACGGCATCACTCCGGCCATGGTGCGCAACGAGCCCCGATTCGCCGCCCGACTGCCGGAGATCCTCGCGTTCGCAGATGGTCTCCCTCTTGTCGCTCACAATGCGGCCTTCGACATGGGCGTCATCCGCGACGCATGTGGGGTGAGCGACCTCCTTTGGCCGAGGGCGTCGTACGCTTGTACGCTCGTTTTGTCGCGTCTCACGTGGAGCCTTCTGTCTTACTCGCTACCGTGGGTCGCGGAGGCTGCCGGAGTCTCGCATCCTCATCACCACGATCCGGAAGCTGATGCGAAAGCTGCGGCGTCTATCCTCCTGGCGATAGCCCGACACCACGGCGCGACGACCCTCGACGAAATCGTGACGGCGACGCGCATCCAGCTTGGGTCGATGACGGCTGAGGACTGGAACGGCTGCCATCGTGAGTGGTCGGGCACGGGCGATGTCCCCGCCGCCAACTCGAACGCGAACCCCGAGCATCCGTTCTACGGCCTCGAGATCGCGTTCACCGGCGCACTCAGCTCCATGACGCGGGCGTCGGCGTGGACGCGAACCGCCGAAGTGGGCGGACAACCCGCATCGGGCGTGACAAAGCACACGAACATCCTCGTCATCGGATATCAAGACGCACGCAAGCTGCGGCCGGGCGAGGAGCTGTCAGCGAAGGCGCGAAAGGCGCGCGACCTGCGCATCCATGGGCAGCAGATTGAAGTTATGCCCGAGGTCGACTTCATCCAGCTTCTCGCACTCTGA
- a CDS encoding ParB N-terminal domain-containing protein, producing MTGDHAEARREKPKVVSLQERRLGRTVLRTYRSRVDIDDLVPNDRQPRIGPKEDDELQRQIEANEGIFEPLLVEPHPELPNKLRIIDGDRRWTNSVVLVQQGREQYRQIPVEVTDRTLSDEERLRVWIYIHRQRKEWDAKEKEMVAYRLVDLVGRASAANILGVTVRELDKLVDVFELSERFTNLREPGAGITWSRELMGLSKNLLTPSVIDAVVEKVNQKRITNSKDLRKLRAILRDPVAREYFLTDDGDLESAILRVPVPERNLKPELVAELDSAMAAMRRVPWTALEELKGNAEVIKRIDEAEVLLRTLRKALTPGNDGAKRA from the coding sequence ATGACCGGCGACCACGCCGAAGCGCGGAGGGAAAAGCCGAAGGTGGTGAGTCTGCAGGAGCGTCGGCTCGGTCGCACGGTGCTGCGGACCTACCGGTCTCGGGTCGACATAGACGACCTGGTGCCGAATGACAGGCAACCGCGGATCGGGCCGAAAGAGGACGACGAGCTCCAACGTCAGATCGAGGCAAACGAGGGCATCTTCGAGCCATTGCTCGTTGAGCCTCACCCAGAGCTCCCGAACAAGCTCCGGATCATCGACGGCGACAGACGCTGGACGAACTCCGTCGTGCTCGTTCAGCAGGGCAGGGAGCAATATCGCCAGATCCCTGTCGAGGTAACCGACCGGACCCTCTCTGACGAGGAGCGACTGCGGGTTTGGATCTACATTCACCGGCAGCGCAAAGAATGGGACGCTAAGGAAAAGGAGATGGTGGCGTATCGGCTCGTCGACCTCGTCGGCCGAGCCAGCGCCGCCAATATCCTAGGTGTCACCGTGCGTGAGCTCGACAAGCTTGTCGATGTCTTCGAGCTGTCGGAACGCTTTACGAATCTACGCGAACCTGGCGCTGGGATCACCTGGTCCCGCGAGCTAATGGGGCTCAGCAAGAATCTACTCACTCCCTCGGTGATAGACGCTGTCGTCGAGAAGGTGAACCAGAAGCGCATCACCAACTCGAAGGACCTGCGAAAGCTTCGTGCGATCCTCCGCGATCCCGTTGCCCGGGAGTACTTCCTCACCGACGACGGCGACCTCGAGTCCGCGATACTGCGCGTCCCGGTGCCCGAGAGGAACCTCAAGCCAGAGCTCGTCGCCGAGCTTGACTCTGCGATGGCGGCAATGCGTCGAGTCCCGTGGACCGCGCTCGAGGAGCTGAAGGGTAACGCTGAGGTCATCAAACGGATTGACGAGGCGGAGGTCCTTTTGAGGACGCTTCGGAAAGCGCTAACACCCGGAAATGATGGCGCGAAGCGGGCCTAG
- a CDS encoding DUF2130 domain-containing protein — protein sequence MTATHPAVAVRAGRQATTHNDSCPWCGHPIAHDKFEAIQAKIAAQEHERTIRVERELREKVAQEKAQIESEARGKVDKANRTASAAVAKAKQEADRQLAAQKSIAETVLNERLRQQRDALEKAQAKSADADKAAAFKERQRLEKRVADLQRQLQHKTADELGEGAEVDLFETLKGQFPNDRLSRVRKGTAGADIIHEVVHNNRVCGRIVYDSKDREAWRNDYITKLRQDQLAAGADHAVLSTRVFPAGTQQIHVQDGVIIANPARVTDLVHILRRQVLVVDALRMSSEARGEKVALLYEFITSEPCTQLFEQFDTLTEDLLELDVKEKTAHDNVWKHRGSLLRSVERAHGALLSEIEQIIGTSASEQSA from the coding sequence ATGACAGCCACACATCCCGCCGTCGCGGTTCGCGCCGGGCGGCAGGCAACGACACACAATGACAGCTGCCCCTGGTGTGGGCACCCCATTGCGCACGACAAGTTCGAGGCGATCCAGGCGAAGATCGCGGCTCAGGAGCACGAGCGAACCATCCGCGTCGAACGCGAGCTCAGGGAGAAGGTGGCGCAGGAGAAGGCGCAGATCGAGTCCGAGGCGCGGGGCAAGGTCGATAAGGCCAACCGGACGGCCTCGGCAGCAGTGGCAAAGGCAAAGCAGGAAGCGGACCGCCAGCTCGCAGCTCAAAAGTCCATCGCTGAGACGGTGTTGAACGAGCGGCTACGCCAGCAGCGTGATGCACTCGAGAAGGCGCAGGCAAAATCGGCGGACGCGGATAAGGCGGCAGCGTTCAAGGAACGACAGCGACTCGAGAAGAGGGTTGCGGATCTACAGAGGCAGCTGCAGCACAAGACTGCGGACGAGCTGGGCGAAGGGGCGGAGGTCGACCTGTTCGAGACGCTGAAAGGCCAGTTCCCCAACGATCGCCTGTCCCGGGTGCGCAAGGGGACGGCCGGTGCGGACATCATCCATGAAGTCGTGCACAACAACCGTGTCTGCGGGCGGATTGTCTACGACTCGAAGGACCGGGAAGCATGGCGCAACGACTACATCACCAAGCTCCGACAGGATCAACTCGCTGCGGGTGCCGACCACGCGGTCCTGTCCACCCGAGTCTTTCCTGCTGGGACCCAGCAGATCCACGTTCAAGACGGCGTCATCATCGCCAACCCGGCCCGCGTCACCGATCTCGTGCACATCCTCCGGCGCCAGGTGCTGGTGGTGGATGCCTTGAGGATGAGCAGCGAGGCCCGGGGCGAGAAGGTTGCACTCCTTTACGAGTTCATCACGTCGGAGCCCTGCACTCAGCTATTCGAGCAGTTCGACACTCTGACCGAGGACTTGCTTGAGCTCGACGTCAAGGAGAAGACGGCGCACGACAATGTGTGGAAGCACCGCGGGAGTCTCCTTCGTTCCGTGGAACGCGCCCACGGCGCATTGCTGTCGGAGATCGAGCAGATCATCGGGACGTCAGCCAGCGAGCAATCAGCATGA
- a CDS encoding GNAT family N-acetyltransferase, with the protein MGTVPRMRPLTDGLVVLDEPRDDDAPAMLRAARDPMTRRPFGASLPSTADEAKHAIATARGLWAKPGELFDGRWVVRRAGSPGFAGWLRLHSEGAGVRVMAWFGPENRGQGLGTAAVRLACGFAVDELGAALVEAHITPDNGPSRSIVRGIGFAQRPAAGFTTSKDGSGMALVYQLPRGAWPPKDDATTESGMRGELREALRALDEHDANPDGDLPIVAPPGPRGALIRQYSYTQRRSEHEDRLERARQRIRRAGLSP; encoded by the coding sequence GTGGGCACTGTTCCGCGAATGCGACCGTTGACCGACGGTTTGGTTGTCCTGGACGAACCGCGCGACGACGACGCGCCAGCCATGCTCCGGGCAGCCCGAGACCCAATGACGCGGCGCCCATTTGGGGCGAGCCTGCCAAGCACTGCGGACGAGGCGAAGCATGCGATCGCGACAGCGCGTGGCCTGTGGGCGAAGCCGGGCGAGCTGTTCGATGGCAGGTGGGTGGTGCGACGTGCGGGCAGCCCTGGATTCGCGGGTTGGCTGCGTCTCCATTCCGAGGGCGCCGGCGTTCGCGTCATGGCGTGGTTTGGGCCGGAGAACCGCGGGCAGGGTCTCGGTACCGCGGCTGTCCGCCTGGCCTGCGGGTTCGCAGTCGACGAGCTTGGTGCGGCGCTCGTCGAAGCCCACATCACGCCCGACAACGGGCCGTCGCGCTCGATCGTCCGCGGAATCGGATTCGCGCAGCGCCCTGCAGCCGGCTTCACGACATCGAAGGATGGCTCCGGTATGGCGCTCGTCTATCAGCTTCCGCGCGGCGCTTGGCCGCCCAAGGACGATGCCACGACCGAATCTGGCATGCGCGGCGAACTCCGTGAGGCCTTGCGCGCGCTGGATGAACACGACGCAAACCCTGATGGCGACCTGCCGATCGTCGCGCCGCCAGGGCCGCGGGGCGCGCTGATTCGCCAGTACTCGTACACCCAGCGCCGCTCAGAGCACGAGGACCGACTCGAGCGCGCGAGACAGCGCATTCGCCGTGCCGGGCTATCCCCATGA